One stretch of Croceibacterium atlanticum DNA includes these proteins:
- the nusG gene encoding transcription termination/antitermination protein NusG has protein sequence MARWYIIHAYSGFENKVRDSIIAEAERLGLSEGVEEVEVPTETITEVKRGKKVQVERKFMPGYVLAKLNLTDDVYHLVKNTPKVTGFLGSGNKPQPISEKEAARYFGGVEEAKAAPKKQVSVDYEIGDQVKVLEGPFASFNGVVEELDFDKSKVKVSVSIFGRATPVELDFEQVELVK, from the coding sequence ATGGCTCGCTGGTACATCATCCACGCCTATTCCGGCTTCGAGAACAAGGTCCGCGATTCGATCATCGCCGAGGCTGAACGGCTCGGCCTGTCCGAAGGCGTTGAAGAGGTCGAAGTGCCGACCGAGACCATTACCGAGGTCAAGCGCGGCAAGAAGGTTCAGGTCGAACGCAAGTTCATGCCGGGCTATGTCCTGGCCAAGCTCAACCTGACGGACGACGTCTATCACCTCGTCAAGAACACTCCGAAGGTTACGGGCTTTCTCGGTTCGGGCAACAAGCCTCAGCCGATTTCCGAAAAGGAAGCTGCCCGTTATTTCGGCGGAGTGGAAGAAGCGAAGGCTGCCCCGAAGAAGCAGGTTTCCGTCGATTACGAGATCGGCGATCAGGTCAAGGTGCTGGAAGGCCCCTTCGCCAGCTTCAACGGCGTGGTGGAAGAGCTGGATTTCGACAAGTCCAAGGTCAAGGTCAGCGTTTCCATCTTTGGCCGCGCGACCCCGGTCGAACTGGACTTCGAACAGGTCGAACTGGTCAAGTAG
- a CDS encoding polyhydroxyalkanoic acid system family protein gives MEVAIPHALERAEVRRRLKANSHEIADHIPGGMATVATDWPSEDRMAMTISAIGQSIIGHIDVEESRVVVVFDLPPALGFLQPIIESAVRQQGDKLIEPPRAG, from the coding sequence ATGGAAGTCGCCATTCCACATGCGCTGGAACGGGCCGAAGTCCGCCGACGCCTGAAAGCGAACAGCCACGAAATCGCCGATCACATTCCCGGCGGCATGGCCACTGTGGCGACTGACTGGCCGAGCGAAGACCGCATGGCGATGACCATCAGCGCCATCGGGCAGAGCATTATTGGCCATATCGACGTGGAGGAAAGCCGCGTGGTGGTGGTGTTCGATCTGCCGCCGGCGCTGGGTTTCCTCCAGCCTATAATCGAAAGTGCGGTGCGCCAGCAGGGCGACAAGCTGATAGAACCGCCCAGAGCGGGCTGA
- a CDS encoding biliverdin-producing heme oxygenase — protein MDDIRAERNLRASLKRACAEEHDRLDRMVSRLDLCSTTHYRQFLTMQLSARAPIERWALRHCPDTTRPPPMVPLLLEDLAELGEPFSVPRRNFHMPDGADPLGMAWALAGSQMGNRAILTRMRKAGASTAATRFLSDDAMTGFWNRLRPTIEQAADPAQVNAASMAARAVFACFAEAAQAEQDRLAA, from the coding sequence TTGGACGACATTCGGGCGGAGCGAAATCTGCGCGCTTCTCTGAAGCGGGCATGCGCCGAAGAACATGACCGGCTGGACCGCATGGTTTCCCGCCTCGATCTGTGCAGCACAACACATTACCGGCAGTTCCTGACCATGCAGCTATCGGCACGGGCGCCGATTGAACGCTGGGCCTTGCGCCATTGCCCGGACACCACTCGCCCCCCGCCCATGGTTCCCTTGCTGCTGGAAGACCTGGCAGAACTGGGGGAACCGTTTTCAGTCCCCCGGCGCAATTTCCACATGCCGGATGGCGCAGATCCGCTGGGCATGGCCTGGGCACTGGCCGGATCGCAGATGGGCAATCGCGCAATCCTCACCCGCATGCGCAAGGCCGGCGCATCCACCGCAGCCACCCGTTTCCTGTCCGATGATGCGATGACCGGGTTCTGGAACAGGCTGCGCCCCACGATCGAACAGGCAGCCGATCCCGCGCAGGTAAATGCCGCGAGCATGGCAGCGCGGGCTGTCTTTGCCTGTTTCGCCGAAGCGGCACAGGCCGAACAGGATCGCCTCGCGGCATGA
- the aat gene encoding leucyl/phenylalanyl-tRNA--protein transferase has protein sequence MHAPAQRIIPSELLLTAYRSGIFPMSDSREDEELYWVEPRERAILPLDGFRCSRSLAKLIRQERFQVTCDKAFGAVIDACAAPRPGHPETWISHVISASYRALHDNGHAHSIECWQDGELVGGLYGVSFERVFCGESMFSRRPNASKVALAWLVVLMRRAGFRILDCQFMTEHLASLGAVDISRERYLEMLTRAISADSRLTLPQAYSELLEEAAPASSSPGKLIAQSLTQTS, from the coding sequence ATGCACGCCCCGGCGCAGAGAATCATACCGTCCGAATTGCTGCTTACCGCCTATCGCAGCGGAATTTTTCCCATGTCCGACAGCAGGGAGGACGAGGAACTCTACTGGGTCGAACCGCGCGAGAGGGCGATTCTCCCGCTGGATGGTTTCCGCTGTTCGCGGTCGCTGGCCAAGCTGATCCGGCAGGAACGGTTCCAGGTCACTTGCGACAAGGCCTTCGGCGCGGTGATCGATGCCTGCGCCGCGCCCCGGCCCGGCCATCCCGAAACCTGGATCAGCCATGTGATCTCTGCCAGCTACCGCGCCCTGCACGACAATGGCCACGCCCATTCGATCGAATGCTGGCAGGACGGCGAGCTGGTTGGCGGCCTCTATGGCGTTTCTTTCGAACGGGTCTTCTGCGGTGAAAGCATGTTCAGCCGTCGGCCCAATGCCTCGAAGGTCGCGCTGGCCTGGCTGGTCGTGCTGATGCGCCGTGCCGGATTCCGCATCCTGGACTGCCAGTTCATGACCGAACATCTCGCCTCTCTGGGCGCGGTGGATATCAGCCGTGAACGATATCTGGAAATGCTGACCCGGGCGATCAGCGCCGACAGCCGGTTGACCCTGCCCCAGGCCTATTCCGAATTGCTGGAAGAGGCAGCGCCCGCTTCCTCCTCACCCGGGAAGCTCATCGCGCAATCCTTGACCCAGACATCGTAA
- a CDS encoding toxic anion resistance protein has translation MATSTETATKADLELTPPEPVPTVTAEKAAGLVPVSEEKKSRLDAKVEDFVAELVALDANSPDFGKKVDQITNMGRKEIQQAAGMSNRFLDRPVRAMDKDEGVGANLAELRRVVEDLDPGKRGKLTGTRKILGIIPFGNRLTEYFRSYQSAQTHIQSILSNLANGKDELLMDNAAIDVERQKLWESMGNLEQMIHISKSLDARLEDKAAELDATDPAKAKAVRETALFYVRQRTQDLLTQMAVSVQGYLALDLVKKNNVELVKGVDRASTTTVGALRTAVTVAEAMTNQRLVLQQITALNDTTAGIIDSTSTMLADQTGKIHEQAASSTIPLETLQRAFQNIYDTMDNIDTFKLKALDSMKQTVDTLSVEVEKSKGYIARAEGQAQAQANIAANEPSLLSLDS, from the coding sequence ATGGCGACAAGCACCGAAACCGCGACCAAGGCCGATCTTGAGCTGACACCGCCCGAACCGGTCCCCACGGTAACGGCCGAAAAGGCCGCCGGGCTTGTTCCGGTGAGTGAGGAAAAGAAATCCCGGCTGGATGCGAAGGTGGAAGACTTCGTGGCCGAACTGGTTGCGCTGGACGCCAATTCACCCGATTTCGGCAAGAAGGTGGACCAGATCACCAATATGGGCCGCAAGGAGATCCAGCAGGCGGCCGGCATGTCCAACCGCTTCCTCGATCGGCCAGTCCGCGCGATGGACAAGGATGAAGGCGTTGGCGCCAATCTGGCCGAACTGCGCCGGGTGGTGGAAGATCTCGATCCCGGCAAGCGCGGCAAGCTGACCGGCACGCGCAAGATCCTGGGCATCATCCCCTTCGGCAACAGGCTGACCGAATATTTCCGCAGCTATCAAAGCGCGCAGACCCACATCCAGTCGATCCTGTCCAACCTTGCCAATGGCAAGGACGAATTGCTGATGGACAATGCCGCGATCGATGTCGAACGGCAGAAATTGTGGGAATCCATGGGCAATCTGGAACAGATGATCCATATTTCCAAATCGCTGGACGCAAGGCTGGAAGACAAGGCGGCGGAACTGGATGCCACTGATCCGGCCAAGGCCAAGGCGGTGCGCGAAACGGCGCTGTTCTATGTCCGCCAGCGCACGCAGGATCTGCTGACCCAGATGGCAGTCAGCGTGCAGGGCTATCTGGCGCTGGACCTGGTCAAGAAGAACAATGTCGAACTGGTGAAGGGCGTGGACCGCGCCAGCACCACAACGGTGGGCGCCTTGCGCACCGCCGTGACCGTGGCCGAGGCGATGACCAATCAGCGGCTGGTATTGCAGCAGATCACCGCCCTGAACGACACCACTGCCGGCATCATCGATTCCACCAGCACCATGCTGGCCGACCAGACCGGCAAGATTCACGAACAGGCTGCGTCCAGCACCATCCCGCTGGAAACGCTGCAGCGCGCCTTCCAGAACATCTATGACACGATGGACAATATCGATACGTTCAAGCTGAAGGCGCTGGATTCCATGAAGCAGACGGTCGACACGCTTTCGGTCGAAGTGGAAAAGTCCAAGGGCTATATCGCGCGAGCCGAAGGTCAGGCGCAGGCCCAGGCCAATATCGCCGCGAATGAACCCTCGCTGCTGAGTCTCGACAGCTGA
- a CDS encoding fatty acyl-AMP ligase, producing the protein MTDLIPTPNDCPLPRRRADFATFNEAIHYAAESQKGMNFHDMRGTLTRVYPYSEMRDDAVQMARRLIASGVAKGDRVALIAETGPDFAALFCGTVFAGAWPVPLPLPTTFGGKENYIEQLAVQLQSCDPKILLYPAEISEMAGAAAQRQGCEAADWESFAGREAPEMELPEAEPDDICYLQYSSGSTRFPTGVAVTHRALLHNLYGHATSMNIGMNDRVASWLPWYHDMGLVGCFLSLIANQVSVDYLRTEHFARRPLAWLDLISRNKGTTLSYSPTFGYDICARRISSQSNVAERFDLSRWRLAGNGADMIRPDVMQNFVNAFAPAGFQANAFTPSYGLAEATLAVTVMPPGEGIRVELVEEERLSGSRRDLSRPARYRAIVNCGKPLPDMDVEIRGENGKTRKDHQIGKVWCRGPSVMHSYFRNPEATQECLVDGWLDTGDMGYMADGYLFIVGRAKDMIIINGKNHWPQDIEWAVEQLPGFNHGDIAAFSVEMENGEEAPAVLVHCRVSDPDERVKLRDTIRDKVRSITGMHCVVELVPPRSLPRTSSGKLSRAKAKKLYLSGEIEPLKLAA; encoded by the coding sequence ATGACCGACCTGATTCCCACGCCGAATGATTGCCCTCTGCCGCGCCGCCGCGCCGATTTCGCTACGTTCAACGAAGCGATCCATTACGCGGCCGAAAGCCAGAAGGGCATGAATTTCCACGACATGCGCGGCACGCTGACGCGCGTATATCCCTATAGCGAGATGCGTGACGACGCCGTGCAGATGGCCCGCCGCCTGATCGCATCCGGTGTCGCCAAGGGCGACCGGGTGGCGCTGATCGCCGAAACGGGGCCCGATTTCGCGGCGCTGTTCTGCGGCACGGTGTTCGCCGGCGCGTGGCCGGTGCCATTGCCTTTGCCGACGACCTTTGGCGGCAAGGAAAACTATATCGAGCAATTGGCCGTGCAATTGCAGAGCTGCGATCCGAAGATCCTGCTCTATCCGGCGGAGATTTCCGAAATGGCCGGCGCCGCGGCGCAGCGCCAGGGCTGCGAAGCGGCCGATTGGGAAAGTTTTGCCGGGCGCGAGGCGCCCGAGATGGAGCTGCCCGAGGCCGAGCCTGACGATATCTGCTATCTGCAATATTCCAGCGGATCCACGCGTTTCCCGACCGGGGTGGCCGTGACTCACCGCGCCCTGCTGCACAATCTCTATGGTCACGCGACGTCGATGAATATCGGCATGAATGACCGCGTGGCGAGCTGGCTGCCCTGGTATCACGATATGGGGCTGGTCGGCTGCTTCCTGTCCCTGATCGCCAATCAGGTGTCGGTCGATTATTTGCGCACCGAACATTTCGCGCGCCGTCCGCTGGCCTGGCTGGACCTGATCAGCCGCAACAAGGGGACGACGCTCTCCTATTCACCCACCTTCGGCTATGACATCTGCGCGCGGCGCATTTCCAGCCAGTCCAATGTCGCCGAACGGTTCGACCTGTCCCGCTGGCGGCTGGCCGGCAATGGCGCGGACATGATCCGGCCCGACGTGATGCAGAATTTCGTCAATGCCTTTGCCCCGGCAGGCTTCCAGGCAAATGCCTTCACCCCCAGCTATGGCCTGGCCGAAGCGACGCTGGCCGTCACCGTGATGCCGCCGGGCGAAGGAATCCGGGTGGAACTGGTGGAGGAAGAGCGCCTTTCCGGTTCGCGCCGCGACCTGTCGCGCCCGGCCCGCTATCGCGCGATCGTCAATTGCGGGAAGCCGCTGCCCGATATGGATGTCGAAATCCGCGGCGAAAACGGCAAGACGCGCAAGGACCACCAGATCGGCAAGGTCTGGTGCCGTGGCCCCAGCGTCATGCATTCCTATTTCCGCAATCCCGAAGCGACGCAGGAATGCCTGGTCGATGGCTGGCTGGATACGGGCGACATGGGCTATATGGCCGATGGCTATCTGTTCATCGTCGGCCGCGCGAAGGACATGATCATCATCAACGGCAAGAACCACTGGCCGCAAGATATCGAATGGGCGGTGGAACAATTGCCGGGCTTCAACCATGGCGACATCGCCGCCTTCTCGGTCGAGATGGAAAATGGCGAGGAAGCGCCGGCCGTGCTGGTCCATTGCCGCGTGTCCGACCCGGATGAACGCGTGAAGCTGCGCGACACGATCCGTGACAAGGTGCGTTCCATCACCGGCATGCACTGCGTTGTCGAACTGGTCCCGCCGCGCAGCCTGCCGCGCACCAGTTCCGGCAAGCTCAGCCGCGCCAAGGCGAAGAAGCTGTATCTTTCGGGTGAGATCGAACCGCTGAAGCTGGCGGCCTGA
- a CDS encoding Csu type fimbrial protein, with the protein MGVGGSGGIEVRCNPGVAYTVDFGPGENATDVSARAMAGPTGSAEVPYQLYSDAARSVVLTQVSDTGNGAFQSIPIYGRVPAISPAPTPGSYRDVVTVTVTF; encoded by the coding sequence ATCGGCGTCGGGGGTTCCGGCGGCATCGAGGTGCGCTGCAATCCCGGCGTTGCATATACGGTCGATTTCGGCCCTGGCGAGAACGCCACCGATGTCAGCGCCCGGGCCATGGCCGGGCCGACGGGCAGCGCCGAGGTCCCGTATCAGCTTTATTCCGATGCAGCGCGCAGCGTGGTCCTCACCCAGGTCAGCGACACGGGCAACGGCGCGTTTCAGAGCATCCCGATCTACGGAAGGGTTCCTGCGATCAGCCCCGCGCCGACGCCGGGTTCATACCGCGACGTTGTGACCGTTACGGTCACGTTCTGA
- a CDS encoding alanine/glycine:cation symporter family protein: protein MAAEQQSATLIDHVTNVSDFIWVGTWGGQEVLPFPPMTIILLGIGLWIMVGLRFYPIVKLGSAFAGLFKGRKGAGAGEISPFAALSTALSGQVGTGNLAGVATAIALGGPGAIFWMWVTALFGMALAFAEGSLAIRYRERTSDGVYRGGPMSYIMLGLGPKWTWLAIVFCIGTLFSALVTGNSIQANEVASGLTELFGWERWLGGLIVALAVFVVIIGGIKSIGSVAEKVVPFMAALYIAMAFIAVVINFADLPETFGRIFGGAFSFQSASGGFAGAAIIIALRAGVARGLFSNESGQGSTPIAHAVAQTDDPEQQGRMAMLGTFIDTLVICTMTALVILTVEGNFTHTLADGSVEQVRHVWQSDLGTTQLSGFVTTSGAFAAAFPFALAGIPIGTLIASVALILFVFTTMLTWSYYGERAITFIYDRVPGSTRRGEKMLHFGWRVLWCVAIFFGAMQPSELVWRLGDISNASMALPNLLALLLLSGVVFKLARGERKAGPDHHRETPEEPEEY from the coding sequence GTGGCGGCAGAACAACAATCGGCAACATTGATCGATCATGTGACGAATGTCTCGGATTTCATCTGGGTGGGAACCTGGGGAGGCCAGGAGGTTCTGCCCTTCCCCCCCATGACCATCATCCTGCTGGGCATCGGCCTGTGGATCATGGTCGGCCTGCGATTCTATCCGATCGTGAAGCTGGGCAGCGCCTTCGCCGGGCTGTTCAAGGGGCGCAAGGGTGCGGGCGCCGGCGAGATCTCGCCCTTCGCCGCGCTTTCCACCGCGCTTTCGGGCCAGGTGGGCACGGGCAATCTTGCCGGTGTGGCCACCGCCATCGCGCTGGGCGGGCCGGGCGCGATCTTCTGGATGTGGGTCACCGCCCTGTTCGGCATGGCTCTCGCCTTTGCCGAAGGCTCGCTCGCCATCCGCTACCGCGAACGCACGAGTGACGGCGTCTATCGCGGCGGCCCGATGAGCTACATCATGCTGGGGCTGGGGCCGAAATGGACCTGGCTTGCCATCGTGTTCTGCATCGGCACGCTGTTCTCCGCCCTCGTCACCGGCAATTCGATCCAGGCCAACGAGGTCGCCAGCGGGCTGACCGAACTGTTCGGCTGGGAACGCTGGCTGGGCGGGCTGATCGTGGCGCTGGCGGTGTTCGTCGTCATTATCGGCGGGATCAAGTCGATCGGCAGCGTGGCGGAAAAGGTCGTGCCCTTCATGGCCGCGCTCTACATCGCGATGGCCTTCATCGCGGTGGTCATCAACTTCGCCGACCTGCCCGAAACCTTCGGCCGCATCTTCGGCGGCGCCTTCAGCTTCCAGAGCGCAAGCGGCGGATTCGCGGGCGCGGCGATCATCATCGCGCTGCGCGCAGGCGTGGCGCGTGGCCTGTTCTCCAACGAGAGCGGCCAGGGTTCGACCCCGATCGCACATGCCGTGGCACAGACCGACGATCCGGAACAGCAGGGCCGCATGGCCATGCTCGGCACCTTCATCGACACACTCGTGATCTGCACGATGACCGCGCTGGTCATCTTGACCGTGGAAGGCAATTTCACGCACACGCTGGCCGATGGTTCGGTGGAACAGGTGCGCCATGTCTGGCAGTCGGACCTCGGCACCACACAATTGTCGGGCTTCGTGACCACTTCGGGCGCCTTTGCGGCGGCTTTCCCCTTCGCGCTGGCGGGCATCCCCATCGGCACGCTGATCGCCAGCGTCGCGCTGATCCTGTTCGTCTTCACGACCATGCTGACATGGTCCTATTACGGCGAACGCGCGATCACCTTCATCTATGACCGCGTGCCCGGCTCCACCCGCCGGGGCGAAAAGATGCTGCACTTCGGCTGGCGCGTGCTGTGGTGTGTTGCCATCTTCTTCGGCGCGATGCAGCCGTCCGAACTGGTGTGGCGCCTGGGCGATATCTCCAACGCCTCGATGGCGCTGCCCAACCTTCTGGCGCTGCTGCTGCTGTCGGGCGTGGTGTTCAAGCTGGCCCGTGGGGAGCGCAAGGCCGGGCCTGACCACCACCGCGAAACCCCGGAAGAGCCGGAAGAATACTGA
- a CDS encoding NADH:ubiquinone oxidoreductase subunit NDUFA12 — MGILSKIFTWWDGATVGTSLFSSMNGEHVGTDAQGNKYYRSTKRKTATGLDQRWVIYDGANDASRVPAEWHGWLHHSYDELPESHLSPPRIWEVDYSPNATGTPGAYRPAGALERGGKRARATGDYESWTPEG, encoded by the coding sequence ATGGGAATCCTCTCGAAGATCTTCACCTGGTGGGACGGTGCGACCGTCGGCACCTCGCTGTTCAGCTCCATGAATGGCGAACATGTGGGCACGGACGCCCAGGGCAACAAATATTACCGCTCCACCAAGCGGAAGACGGCGACTGGCCTCGATCAGCGCTGGGTCATCTATGATGGCGCCAACGATGCCAGCCGCGTGCCTGCCGAATGGCATGGCTGGCTGCATCATTCCTATGATGAACTGCCTGAAAGCCATCTGTCGCCGCCGCGGATCTGGGAAGTGGATTACTCCCCCAATGCCACGGGTACGCCCGGCGCCTATCGCCCGGCCGGCGCGCTGGAGCGTGGGGGCAAGCGCGCCCGCGCCACGGGCGATTACGAATCCTGGACGCCGGAGGGGTGA
- a CDS encoding DUF192 domain-containing protein, whose protein sequence is MRMPFVAALLPMALILPACSPQAAENSPAPVAEIATHPVSGLEVVPLTVTSGGKTHEFRVEMARSAQAQAQGLMYREEMGPDEGMLFPYAQPRILSFWMKNTPLPLDLIFVGPDGKVINIIANAEPFSEKQLLSDAPASAVLELIGGRAAELGIVPGDEVKW, encoded by the coding sequence ATGCGAATGCCATTTGTTGCCGCGCTGCTTCCCATGGCGCTGATCCTGCCGGCCTGTTCGCCGCAGGCGGCGGAGAATTCGCCGGCGCCGGTGGCTGAAATCGCCACCCATCCCGTGTCCGGGCTGGAAGTCGTCCCGCTCACCGTGACATCCGGCGGCAAGACGCATGAATTCCGGGTCGAAATGGCCCGTTCGGCACAAGCCCAGGCGCAAGGCCTTATGTATCGCGAGGAAATGGGCCCCGATGAAGGGATGCTGTTTCCCTATGCCCAGCCGCGCATTCTCAGCTTCTGGATGAAGAACACCCCGCTTCCGCTGGACCTGATCTTCGTCGGGCCGGACGGAAAGGTGATCAACATCATCGCCAATGCCGAACCCTTTTCGGAGAAGCAGCTCCTGTCCGATGCGCCTGCTTCCGCCGTGCTGGAACTGATCGGCGGGCGCGCGGCGGAACTGGGCATTGTGCCCGGCGACGAAGTGAAGTGGTGA
- a CDS encoding fimbrial biogenesis chaperone — translation MYIRSLLAACAMFAASSAASAQTSLRVQPVTVEVLHPSQATSVSLQNTGTSPVSLQLRIFEWTQSADGSDSIRPTDEVVVSPPAATIPGNSTYTIRVARTAGAVEGGERSYRLWIDEIPITADTTDDNAAVDVRLRYDMPVFFGDPAAESNLEWTAYRSDGTLVVEASNRGTRHARVVGMSLGDVTIGKGLMGYVLPGSTRRWVSPAGAELPPAGTEATLVTEVGKVEVRKPLKIANR, via the coding sequence ATGTATATTCGTTCGCTTCTTGCCGCATGTGCCATGTTCGCGGCCAGCAGTGCCGCCTCGGCGCAGACATCGCTCCGCGTGCAGCCGGTCACGGTCGAAGTGCTGCACCCGTCGCAGGCAACGTCGGTATCACTGCAAAATACCGGAACTTCGCCGGTTTCGCTTCAATTGCGGATTTTCGAATGGACCCAGTCTGCGGATGGTTCGGACTCGATCCGCCCAACCGATGAAGTGGTTGTCAGCCCTCCGGCAGCCACGATTCCGGGCAATTCGACCTACACTATTCGCGTGGCGCGCACCGCCGGCGCAGTGGAAGGGGGCGAACGGAGTTACCGGCTGTGGATCGACGAGATTCCCATCACCGCCGATACGACGGACGACAATGCGGCAGTGGATGTCCGCCTGCGTTACGACATGCCCGTATTCTTCGGGGATCCCGCCGCGGAGTCGAATCTCGAATGGACGGCCTATCGTTCTGACGGAACCCTCGTCGTCGAAGCATCCAATCGCGGCACCCGACATGCACGGGTCGTGGGGATGAGTCTGGGCGATGTCACCATCGGCAAGGGACTGATGGGCTATGTCCTCCCCGGTTCCACGCGCCGCTGGGTGTCGCCGGCCGGTGCCGAGCTTCCGCCGGCCGGTACCGAGGCGACACTCGTGACGGAAGTTGGCAAGGTTGAAGTCCGCAAACCTCTCAAGATTGCGAACCGCTAG
- a CDS encoding regulatory protein RecX → MGGDEQPCKRRRAKPKPLDEARLQELALAYMARFATTTSKLERYLYRKLRERGWDGENEPDLPAMVSRYAELGYVDDEAFARAKSGSLLRRGYGPRRVNQALGEAGVGESIREDMRPDEAQERHAALAMARKRGFGPFGRAGGAIDPARREKQIAAMMRAGHRLDNALQIIDARSAEVAEEWAAEADEDEYEA, encoded by the coding sequence ATGGGAGGCGATGAACAACCATGTAAGCGGCGCCGGGCAAAGCCCAAACCGCTCGACGAGGCCCGCCTGCAGGAGCTGGCGCTCGCCTATATGGCGCGTTTCGCCACTACCACGTCGAAACTTGAACGCTACCTGTATCGTAAATTGCGTGAACGCGGATGGGATGGGGAAAATGAACCCGACCTGCCCGCCATGGTCAGCCGCTATGCCGAACTCGGCTATGTTGATGACGAGGCTTTCGCCCGCGCCAAAAGCGGCAGCCTGCTGCGTCGGGGCTACGGCCCGCGCCGGGTCAACCAGGCGCTGGGCGAGGCGGGAGTGGGCGAATCCATCCGCGAGGACATGCGCCCGGACGAAGCGCAGGAACGCCATGCCGCGCTGGCCATGGCGCGCAAGCGCGGCTTCGGACCCTTTGGCCGCGCCGGCGGGGCGATCGATCCCGCCCGCCGTGAAAAGCAGATTGCGGCGATGATGCGGGCGGGGCACAGGCTCGACAATGCGCTGCAAATAATTGATGCGCGCAGCGCGGAGGTGGCGGAGGAATGGGCCGCCGAAGCGGATGAAGACGAATATGAGGCCTGA
- a CDS encoding DUF2721 domain-containing protein, translating to MIAQTIQLALAPVFMLVAIGNIMNILSTRLGRVVDRSRVLQQLHAETSGVEHDAVVREMRMVARRIRIISQAILLLVASGLTVGIVVALLFVEELADLDLQLVVAGAFTIAIGLLMIALVLFIRETRQATEALQIPETYLELERKL from the coding sequence ATGATCGCGCAGACAATTCAGCTGGCCCTGGCCCCGGTCTTCATGCTGGTGGCCATCGGCAATATCATGAACATATTGTCCACCCGGCTGGGCCGTGTGGTGGACCGGTCACGCGTGCTGCAACAACTCCATGCGGAAACATCGGGCGTTGAACATGATGCGGTGGTGCGGGAAATGCGCATGGTCGCAAGGCGCATCCGCATCATCAGCCAGGCAATCTTGCTGCTGGTTGCCAGCGGCCTGACGGTGGGCATCGTCGTTGCCCTGCTGTTCGTGGAAGAACTGGCCGATCTTGATCTGCAACTGGTCGTGGCGGGCGCCTTCACAATTGCTATCGGCCTGTTGATGATCGCGCTGGTCCTGTTCATCCGCGAAACCAGACAGGCGACCGAGGCGCTACAGATTCCCGAGACTTATCTGGAGCTTGAACGCAAGCTCTAG
- a CDS encoding DUF2155 domain-containing protein, which produces MIRPARRAWAGRARAGRAWLAAGAALVLLGGCERGAPEPEPDSTEIPEELAAQDGPATSYDSGIGTPMEERVATLGLLNKRNNLTQDVELKPGESRRVGNVIIRLSACERTLPWEDPPETGAFVQVLVQDRPDADSDAVWRRIFSGWLFKNSPSLNVVEHPVYDVWVKDCAMSFPGEEEAGAASSSNSE; this is translated from the coding sequence GTGATTCGCCCTGCCAGACGCGCGTGGGCCGGACGTGCTCGGGCCGGACGCGCCTGGCTTGCGGCCGGGGCGGCGCTGGTTCTGCTGGGCGGCTGCGAAAGAGGTGCGCCAGAGCCGGAGCCGGATAGTACCGAGATTCCGGAAGAGCTGGCCGCACAGGATGGCCCTGCCACCTCCTATGACAGCGGCATCGGCACGCCGATGGAAGAGCGTGTGGCCACTCTCGGCCTGCTCAACAAACGCAACAATCTGACGCAGGATGTCGAACTGAAGCCCGGCGAATCGCGCCGCGTGGGCAATGTGATCATTCGCTTGTCAGCCTGCGAGCGGACGCTTCCCTGGGAGGATCCGCCTGAAACCGGCGCCTTCGTGCAGGTTCTGGTGCAGGACCGGCCCGATGCCGATTCGGACGCGGTATGGCGCCGGATCTTTTCTGGCTGGCTGTTCAAGAACTCCCCCAGCCTCAATGTGGTGGAACACCCGGTTTACGATGTCTGGGTCAAGGATTGCGCGATGAGCTTCCCGGGTGAGGAGGAAGCGGGCGCTGCCTCTTCCAGCAATTCGGAATAG
- the secE gene encoding preprotein translocase subunit SecE — MAKVSPGEFIRQVRSEASKVVWPSREETVRTAIFVAIMMVILSVFFLGIDTLFSFIVQWLLSLV, encoded by the coding sequence ATGGCCAAGGTCAGCCCCGGTGAATTCATCCGCCAGGTTCGCAGCGAAGCATCCAAGGTCGTGTGGCCGAGCCGTGAGGAAACGGTTCGCACCGCGATCTTCGTGGCGATCATGATGGTGATCCTGTCGGTCTTTTTCCTCGGCATCGACACATTGTTCAGCTTTATCGTGCAGTGGCTGCTGTCGCTGGTCTGA